CGCCGCCAACAAGTAAATCTCGATCCGTTTTTTTGAACGCCGCCGGGTTCGCCTGGCGGCGATTTTTTTAATTGACGCGTCTCCCGGCCTGTGGTATAAATTCGCCACAATTCAAATAGCCCCAATCGGCAACTCTTATCCAGAGAGGCGGAGGGACCGGCCCTGCGATGCCTCGACAACCGGTTTTAGTCTGATAGTCGGTTAGTCTGATAGTTGGCAAGATCAGAAACTATGCGACAATGTGACCAAAAGACTACTAGACTACCAACACGGTGCCAATTCCGACAGACGGATGTTCTGGTAGATGAGAGGGCAGCCGCGCCCTTGTAAATTGCCCTTTCGCGTGTCCGGAGGGGCAATTTTCTTTCAAGGAGACCCACCTTCAATGAGCGATACTTTCATGTCATCCCCCAGCCTGATGTTCACCTCCGAGTCCGTTTCGGAAGGACATCCCGACAAGATTTGCGACCAGATCTCCGACGCCGTGCTGGACGCCTGCCTTGAGCAGGACCCCCGCTCGCGCGTCGCCTGCGAGACCGCCACCAAGACCGGTTACGTCATGCTGCTGGGCGAGATTTCCACCAAGGCCCAGGTCAACTTCGACGAACTGGCGCGCAAGACCATCCTCGAGATCGGCTACGACTCCTCCGAAAAGGGCTTCGACGGGAATTCCTGCGGCGTGCTGACCGCCATCGCCAAACAGTCGAACGACATCGCTATGGGCGTGGACCACGCCCTCGAATCGCGCGATCACGTTGTGACCGACGAAGAGATCGAATCCATCGGCGCGGGCGACCAGGGCATGATGTTCGGCTACGCCTGCAACGAGACGCCCACCCTGATGCCCATGCCCATCTACCTGGCGCATAAACTCACCCGCCGCCAGAGCGAACTCCGCAAAAACGGAGTCATCCCCTGGCTGCGCCCGGACGCCAAAAGCCAGGTCACCATCGAATACTCCATGGGCAAGCCCAAACGCGTGGACACCGTCCTCGTCTCCACGCAGCATGCGCCCGACGTTTCGCACGCCGAGATCGCCGAGATCGTCACCGAGCAGATCATCATGTCCACGCTTCCCGAAGATATGGTGGACAAGAACATCAAAATTTACGTCAACCCGACCGGGCGCTTCGTCATCGGCGGCCCGATGGGAGACGCCGGCGTGACCGGGCGCAAGATTATCGTGGACACCTACGGCGGCATGGGACGTCACGGCGGCGGCGCGTTCAGCGGCAAAGACCCCACGAAGGTGGACCGCTCCGCCGCGTACGCCGCGCGCTGGGCCGCGAAGAACGTGGTCGCCGCGGGCCTCGCGGACCGCTGCGAGATCCAGGTGGCGTACGCCATCGGCGTGGCGCACCCGCTCTCGGTCAATGTGGAGACGTTCGGCACCGGCAGAATCGCCGACGGGAAGATCGCCTCGCTCATCGTCGAGCATTTCGACCTCCGCCCGGGCGCGATCATCCGCGATCTGAACCTGCGCCGTCCCATCTACCGCAAGACGGCGGCCTTCGGCCACTTCGGCCGCGACGACGTCCAATTCCCCTGGGAAGAGACGAACAAGGCCGAGGCGCTGAAACAAGCCGCGGGACTGTAAACCGAGACCTCCGGGCGAACGCTCGGAGGTCTCTTTTTGGAGGAATGATGGTATAAAAGGCGCGCGCCTGCGGACGAAATTCCCTGCGGCTCCATCTGGACCTCGACGTGACTCTCCTCCCGATCGTTTTCCCCGCTCTGACCGTCCTCGCCTACCTCGGCGTGGCGTGGATTCGACGCGTCGCCCTCCGCCGCGCCATCCTCGACCATCCCAACGAACGCAGTTCCCATTCCGTCCCCACCCCGCGCGGCGGCGGACTGGCGATCGTTGTCCTCGTGATCGCGGCCGCCCTCGTCTACGGAATCGTCAACGGTTTCACGCGGCAGGTTCTCGCGTTTACCGTCGCAGGGACGATCCTCGCCGCCCTCGGCTGGCAGGACGATGTCCGCTCGCTCTCGCCGAAGGTGCGTTTCCCGATTCAATTCCTGGCAATCGCCGTCGCGATGCTCGGCATGGGATGGTTCGACTCGGTCACCATCCCCGTCTTCGGCGTGTGGCGGCTCGGCTGGTTCGGCATCCCGATCACCTTCGCGTGGATTTTGGGACTCGTCAACGCCTACAACTTCATGGACGGGATTGACGGCCTCGCGGGCGGCGTGGCGCTCGCCGCGGGACTCGGCTGGGCGGCGCTCTCCTCCTCCTTCGGCGGCTCGGAATTTAGCGGGCGCGAAAACCCGCTGGCCTTCTGGCTCGCGTTGACCGTCGCCGCGGCGAGCCTCGGCTTCCTCGTCCACAACTGGCCGCCCGCCCGCATCTTCATGGGCGACGTCGCCAGCACCTTCCTCGGCTTCACCTTCGCCGTCCTGCCGCTGATGTCCGCCCATCGCGGCGGCGACGCGTTGATGTTCGGCACCGCCATCCTGTGGACCTTCATCATGGACGCGGGCGTCACCTTCCTGCGCCGCGCCGCGAAACGCGAGAACGTCTTCGCCGCGCATCGCACGCATCTCTACCAGCGCCTGGTCATCGGCGGAATCAGTCCCGAGCGCGTCAGCCTGCTTTTCATCGCGTTGACCTTCCTCGGCGCGGGACTGTCCCTCGCCTGGGGACGCGGCCTCCACGTCGTTGGCCCGTTCATCCTCTTCGGCCTGCCGCTGATCTGGGTTGGCTTGTCTCTAATCGCCGCGAGACGCGCCCCAAAGTAGAGCTTCGGGATTCCTTCTTTGAAGATGTCATGCTCAACAAACTCCGCGCCCTCTCCTCCCTCTACAAACGCTTCGGCCTTCGCTGGCTGCTTTTCCGTTTTACCTACGCCCTGCGGATGCGGCTGGGAATTTTGCGCCTGCAATTCCCCGTCTACGAGTGGGACGAGCGTCCGCTGAAATTCTGGCTCAAACCAGAAGTCCCCTCCGATCCCGAAAGTTACATCGCGTGGCGGAACCAACACGCGCCGAAATTTTTCTTCGATGGGATTCCGCCGCTCCCCGACGCCCCATCCTGGGATCCCCAGCTCGCGGTGGGCGAAGCCGAAAAAATCCTCGCGGGCGAACTGCGCTACTTCGAACGCACGCCATACCCGATCGGCTTCCCTCCCGATTGGAGTCTCGACCCGCGCACGGGCATCCGCGTGGACGCGCGCCGACACTGGTCGCAGATTCCCGATTACGGCGCGTACGACATCAAATTCATCTGGGAAGCCAGCCGCTTTAACCAGGTCTACGCGCTGATGCGCGCCTACGCCTTCAAAAAGGACGAACGCTATCCCGAAGCCTTTTGGACTCTCGTCGAAGATTGGGCGCGGATGAATCCTCCGCAGCGCGGACCCAACTGGAAATGCGGACAGGAGACCTCCCTCCGCCTCCTCGCCTGGACCTTCGGCCTGTTCGCGTTTCGAGACGCGGAATCCACCACCGCGGCGCGGACCGCGCGCCTCGCCCAACTCATCGCCGCGCAAGCGGACCGCGTCCACCGCAACCTGGACTTCGCCGCGTCCACGCGCGGGAATCACGCCATGAGCGAATCCTTCGGCATCTGGCTGGCGGGGACTCTCTTCCCCGAATTGAAGCGCGCCGAGACCTACCGCGCCCTCGGACGCGCGGTTCTGGAACGCGAAGCCGCGACGCACATCTTCCCCGACGGCGCGTACTCGATGTATTCGCTCAACTATCACCGTTTCATTTTGCATGTCTATTTCCTCGCGATGCGATTGGGCGAATTGAACGGCGACCGCTTTTCAGATGCGTTATATCAATCCATCTCCCGCTCGCTGGATTTCCTCGCCCAACTCATCGAGCCTGTCAGCGGCGAGATGCCCGTCTTCGGCTCGAACGACGGCGCGCTGGTCTGTCCGTTGGATTCGTGCGACTTCACCGACTATCGTCCCACGCTGCAAATGGGATGGTATCTCCTCCACGGGAAGCGACTCTTCGACGCGGGCGCCTGGGACGAGTCGCTGTTTTGGCTGGCGGGCGAGTCCGCTTTGAAGTCGGGGCGGGACGCGGCGCCGCGTCGGGCGGACGCGAATTTCCCCGACGGCGGAGTCTACATCCTGCGCGGCGAGTCGAGCGCGGCCTTCATCCGCTGCGCGGACTATCGCGAGCGTCCCTCGCACGCCGACCAGCTTCACGTGGACCTGTGGATGCGCGGCCAAAACATCGCCGTCGACGCGGGGACCTTTCTCTACAACGGCGGCGGTCTCTGGCAGAACGGGCTGGCGCGCACCTCCGTCCACAACACGGTGACGGTGGACGGCGCCGACCAGATGCTGCGTTTCAGCCGCTTCACCTGGGGCGAGTGGTCGCGGGGACGCGTGTTGAAACAGACGGAACGGGAATGGCAGGGCGAACATGACGGCTACGCGCGCTTCGGCGTACAGCATATCCGCTCGGTGATTTCGCTGGAGGCCGATCGCTGGCTGATCGTGGATCGGCTCCGCGGCGACCGTCCGCATCGTTTTTCGTTGCAGTGGCTGTTGAATGATCTTCCGTATTCCGTCATGCCCGAAGTGACCGAGATTCGGCTAAAAAGTGAAACCGATATTATTGTGCGGATGGGATTGCTCGCGGGCGAGGCGCGCTTCTCCCTCGTGCGCGGCGACGAAAATTCCACGCGCGGCTGGCGTTCACGCTACTACGGGCAAAAAGAACCCGCCCTGTCTCTCATGCTGGAGACAGAGCGGGCGGACGCCGTCTTTTGGACGTTCTTTGGGTTTGGTGGGGACAAGGTCAGCACGGCGGGGCAAAATTTGGAACTCGTGGTCGCGGGGCGTTCCATCGAAATTCCAATCACAATGTAAAAGACCAAAAAGCAAACATGGAATTTCTCTACCGTACCTGGCAGGAATCGTCGGGCTTTTTTTATCGCGAATGGCGCGAATAACTCGAATTTCTCGGCTGAAAAAACAAAATTTCGCGCCACACCTGTCCTTGCGGGCGGCGCAAGGGTTCGCCCACATTTGTACCTGGCGCAAGTGCAGGTGTTCGCGGCATTCGCGATGGGGGTTGTACGGTAGAGAGTATGGAATCCGAAAGTTCCCTGGCCCGACCACCAGGACGGGCTACTTTCGGAAGGAGGCTGCCAATCCTGAAGTAGAACTTCAGGATTCCAAAATCAACTCCCAACCACAAAATTATCAATCAGGCGGGTCTTACCGATGAACACGGCCATCGAGAGCAGCGCCTTCCCCGTCACCGTCGCCAACTCCTCCAGCGTATCGTAATCCGCGCACGAGACATACTGCGTCCGCGCGCGCGGCTCGGAGGCGAGCATCTCGGACATGACCTTCCGCAGCGACTCCGCGTCCCGCTCGCCGCGCTCGAACGCCTCCCGCGCGGCGGTCAACGCGCGGAACAGGACGACGGCGGACTTCCGCTCCTCGGGGCTGAGATAACTATTGCGGCTCGACATCGCCAGCCCGTCCGCCTCCCGCACGGTGGGACAGACGACGATCTCGACAGGGAAATTCAGGTCGCGTGTCATTTTGCGGACGACCGCGGCCTGCTGCGCGTCCTTCTGACCGAAGTAGGCGGCCTGCGGCTGGACGGCGTTGAACAACTTGGCGACGACCGTCGTCACGCCTCGGAAGTGACCCGGGCGGGCCGCGCCTTCGAGAGGCTTGGTCAGCCCTTCGACTTCCACCCACGTCGAAAAGTCGGGCGGATAGATCGTCTCGTTGTCGGGAGTCCAGACCAGGTCCACGCCCGCGGCGTCGAGCAGGGACAGGTCGCGGTCGAGGTCGCGCGGGTACTTCGAGAGGTCCTCCGTCGGCCCGAACTGCGTCGGGTTGACGAAGATGGAGGCCGCGACGCGGTCGCATTCCTCCCGCGCGCGGCGGGCGAGCGAGAGATGCCCCTTGTGAAGATAACCCATCGTCGGGACCAGACCCAGCCTCCCGTCCAGAAGGAGGCGGGCGGCGCGTAACTCGTCGAGGCTGGAAACGATCATCATCGGTCTGTCCATAGCCGGCTCCTTGTGCATTATCGAACAATACGGTCAAATTCCCTGTTGACGAATAGAAAATCTGTGCTACACTTTAATCGAATTTACTCACAAAAGGAGAAAAAATGGCTTACGCACACACCAATTCCAAAGGCGTCACCTACTATCTGCATTCCAGAGGGAAGATGTTCTTCTTCTCGAAGGAGATCAAGGAAGGCGCGCTGGACGCTCTTCCCGCCGGTTACAAAGTGGCTGAGATGAAGACGGGTATGCTTGTCCTGAAGAAAGAAGAAGCGCCCGCCGCCACGCCGCCGGTCGCAGCTGGGTAAAGTATACCCGTTCCAAACCCACCCTACACTGTTCTTTTAGAGAAAAGGAGACTGAAATGACACACACAATTGCCTCTAAAGGTCCTGAAACGAAAGGGGGTGTCTAATGCCTGCCCTGAACCGTGTTCAACTGATTGGCTATCTCGGAAAAGACCCCGAGAGCAAGTTTACGCCCACTGGCAAGAAAGTCTGCCATTTCAGCGTCGGTGTGACGCAGCGCTGGAAAACCGCCGGTGAGACGAAGGAATACACCGACTGGTTCAATGTGGAGGCCTGGGGACGCCTCGGCGAGGTGGCGCAGCAATACCTGAAGAAGGGAAGTCTTGCCTTCGTGGAGGGCCGCCTGAAGACCGACCGTGTCGGCGAAGGCGAGAATGTCAAGTATTACACGAAGGTGGTGGCTCTCTCGCTCCAGTTCCTGGACCGCAAACCCGCCGAAGAACCCATCCTGTCGGTGGAGGAAGACGCGGCCGGGTACGAGGCGTAATCTCTTCCAAGCCCTAGCAAGCCCCCGAGCAGCTCAACTGCCCGGGGGCTTTCAATTACCAATTACCGAATTACCCTCCCCCTCATCACCCTCCGATCCTTCCCTCCAAACCGATACTTGTACTCCTCGTTCCCGCGCATGAAATCGAACTCGCTGCGACCGTGTTCGCAAGCCCATTGAAGCGTGTGCGCCAGCAACACCCAGCCGGGGGAAAACTCGTTGAAAGCGCGGTTCACGCCAGAGTTATAGCCCCATAGACGGTTGCCGTAATCGAAGTTGAACGCGCCCGCGGCTTTCTTTCCGCCTACCTCGAGGAAAGCCAGCCACAGCCAGCCGCCGCGTAGCGCCGTCCGCGCGGCCGCGAGCATTTGACGGCGCATCGGCTCGGTCAGGAATTTCTCTTTGGCGGGGTCCTGGCTCATCAACGCGAAGAACGCCTCCATTTCGGCCTCGAGCGCGGATTCGTCCTCCACGAGATACCAGCGCACGGGAATTTCGCTTTCGGCGGCGCGGCGCATCTTGCGGCGGATCTCGTGACGCTGTTTCTTGTCTATGCCCGCGAGGTAGGTCTCGAAATCCGCGGGGAGAGGGATGTACGGCGCGGGCTGGTAGACCTCGCGCATGAACGTCCAGCCGCGCGCGGACGCGTCCGCTTCGAGCGCGGGGAGGGTGGGGGAGGCCTCGGGCAGGTTGTACCAGTCGAGGGCGCGCCAGCCCGAAGTCACGCGCGAGGCGAGGAAGTCGAGCAGTCCCGTCACGAAGCGGGACAGGTCCGCGGGGCGGACGATCAAATCCAGATAGTCGGAAATCTCAATCGAGCCGAGCAACATCAGCGCGGACTCACCGTCGCGGTTGACGGTCTGGAAAAGCGGCGCGACGCCGACGAGACGCCCAGCCTCGCGCGCGGCGACGACGGTCAGTTCGGCTTGCGGCCACTCGCCGCCGCCGAGCGTCTGCCACCAATCGCGCAGATAGTCGAATCGTAAAAACGGCGCGTCGGTGACGCTTTCGGAGAGCAGTTCGTCCCATTCGCGGGAAATGGGCATGAGGGTTTCGAAGGTTGTGTGAAGTGTAAATTCCATTTGGGTTTCTTGGCGGTCTTCGCGGGCTTTGCGGTTCAATGAGATTGATTTGAGAAAGCCATGCATCGGTAAGCGGATTTCGATGCGAATAAATTTTACCAGTATAATGATAGTCGTTTTCCGCAAGTTCTTACTCTGTGGTGACGCCGTGCCCATTGACCTGAACATCCTCAGCCTTCATCGCCTGAACGGACAGGAGCAGTCCCGCCTGCCCGGCCTGGCCTCGTTCGCGCCGCCGTCCAGAGCGGCGCGCGGGCGCGAACGCGAGACCCTGCTCGTCGCGCTGACCCTCAACGGCAACATCGCTTTTTCCGACGAGGAATACGCGGCGTTGACGCGCGACGCGGCCGCCGCCTACTACGCCGCGCACGGCGCGCTCACCGGCGCCCTGCGCGCCGCCGCCGAAAAGGTCAACCGCGCCCTGCTCGAACGCAACCTCGCCTCCAGCGGACGCGGGCAATACGTGGTCGGCCTGCTCACGCTGGCGGCGCTCCGCGATTCGCAGCTCACCATTTTACAGTGCGGCCCCACACACGTCGTCGCGGCGCACGCGGGCGAAGCCCGTCGCCTGCACGATCCCGCCCTGGCGGGCAAAGGCCTCGGCCTCAGCCAAAACATCAGCCGATTTTTCTCGCAAATCTCCCTCCAGCCCGGCGACCGCCTGCTGCTCTGTCCCGCGCTCCCGCCCGCATGGGAAACCGCCCTCGCGTTGGACCGCGGCCTGCCCGCGCCCGACGCCGTGCGCAAACGTCTCATGGCGATCGCAGACGGGGACGTGAGCGGCGCGTTCATCCTTGTGACGGAGGGGACAGGAAGCGTCGGATTCATCGCGGCCGGGACGACGACGCCTCCCGCGACGCCGCGGCCGGTTGAGGCCTCCTCGGCGGCGGATTCCGCCCCGGCGACTCCTCCTCCCGCGCCCGAACCAAGTCTCCCTCCCGCCCACATCGTGGGACGCGTCCCCGACGACGCCCCCTCGGCCTACGCCATCCCGCCCCAGCCGCCCGCCGACGATCCCATCGCGGAGCAGTTCGCTACCGCGCCGGCGCGGACCTTCCCGCCGTCCATCCCGCGCGCCCGTCCGCTCGAACCCGAGCCGGCCGCGGAGATCGAGGAAGTCGAGGAAGAAGAACCCGAGTTCGAGGCCGTGGACGTGTCCACGGCGCCGCCCGAAGAGAGAGCCGCGCGCCGCGCCGAAGCGCAGCGCCGGGCGGCGCGCGTCGCGGTGGGAGGCCTCCAGACGTGGCGGCGCGTCCGCCAGCAAGTTTGGGAGCGGATTCGCAAGTTCCTGCCCCACCTCCTGCCCGGCGGCGAGTCGGATATTTCCCTGCCGATCCCGGCCATGACGTTCATCTCGATCCTCGTCCCCCTGCTGGTGGTGACCATCGCCGTGATGGTCTATGCCCGTTTCGGCGTCAGCGCGCAGCACAACGCCCTGTTGACGCAGGCGCGCGTCCTGCGTCAACAGGCCATGCAGGAGACCGATCTCGCGCGGAAGCGCGAATCCTGGGACGGAGCGCTTGAGTACGCCACGCGGGCGGAGGGCATTGACAAGACCAGCGAGACGCAG
This DNA window, taken from Candidatus Denitrolinea symbiosum, encodes the following:
- a CDS encoding methionine adenosyltransferase, whose translation is MSDTFMSSPSLMFTSESVSEGHPDKICDQISDAVLDACLEQDPRSRVACETATKTGYVMLLGEISTKAQVNFDELARKTILEIGYDSSEKGFDGNSCGVLTAIAKQSNDIAMGVDHALESRDHVVTDEEIESIGAGDQGMMFGYACNETPTLMPMPIYLAHKLTRRQSELRKNGVIPWLRPDAKSQVTIEYSMGKPKRVDTVLVSTQHAPDVSHAEIAEIVTEQIIMSTLPEDMVDKNIKIYVNPTGRFVIGGPMGDAGVTGRKIIVDTYGGMGRHGGGAFSGKDPTKVDRSAAYAARWAAKNVVAAGLADRCEIQVAYAIGVAHPLSVNVETFGTGRIADGKIASLIVEHFDLRPGAIIRDLNLRRPIYRKTAAFGHFGRDDVQFPWEETNKAEALKQAAGL
- a CDS encoding glycosyl transferase family 4 yields the protein MTLLPIVFPALTVLAYLGVAWIRRVALRRAILDHPNERSSHSVPTPRGGGLAIVVLVIAAALVYGIVNGFTRQVLAFTVAGTILAALGWQDDVRSLSPKVRFPIQFLAIAVAMLGMGWFDSVTIPVFGVWRLGWFGIPITFAWILGLVNAYNFMDGIDGLAGGVALAAGLGWAALSSSFGGSEFSGRENPLAFWLALTVAAASLGFLVHNWPPARIFMGDVASTFLGFTFAVLPLMSAHRGGDALMFGTAILWTFIMDAGVTFLRRAAKRENVFAAHRTHLYQRLVIGGISPERVSLLFIALTFLGAGLSLAWGRGLHVVGPFILFGLPLIWVGLSLIAARRAPK
- a CDS encoding pantoate--beta-alanine ligase; this encodes MDRPMMIVSSLDELRAARLLLDGRLGLVPTMGYLHKGHLSLARRAREECDRVAASIFVNPTQFGPTEDLSKYPRDLDRDLSLLDAAGVDLVWTPDNETIYPPDFSTWVEVEGLTKPLEGAARPGHFRGVTTVVAKLFNAVQPQAAYFGQKDAQQAAVVRKMTRDLNFPVEIVVCPTVREADGLAMSSRNSYLSPEERKSAVVLFRALTAAREAFERGERDAESLRKVMSEMLASEPRARTQYVSCADYDTLEELATVTGKALLSMAVFIGKTRLIDNFVVGS
- a CDS encoding single-stranded DNA-binding protein; amino-acid sequence: MPALNRVQLIGYLGKDPESKFTPTGKKVCHFSVGVTQRWKTAGETKEYTDWFNVEAWGRLGEVAQQYLKKGSLAFVEGRLKTDRVGEGENVKYYTKVVALSLQFLDRKPAEEPILSVEEDAAGYEA
- a CDS encoding acetyltransferase; the encoded protein is MEFTLHTTFETLMPISREWDELLSESVTDAPFLRFDYLRDWWQTLGGGEWPQAELTVVAAREAGRLVGVAPLFQTVNRDGESALMLLGSIEISDYLDLIVRPADLSRFVTGLLDFLASRVTSGWRALDWYNLPEASPTLPALEADASARGWTFMREVYQPAPYIPLPADFETYLAGIDKKQRHEIRRKMRRAAESEIPVRWYLVEDESALEAEMEAFFALMSQDPAKEKFLTEPMRRQMLAAARTALRGGWLWLAFLEVGGKKAAGAFNFDYGNRLWGYNSGVNRAFNEFSPGWVLLAHTLQWACEHGRSEFDFMRGNEEYKYRFGGKDRRVMRGRVIR